One genomic segment of Nonomuraea coxensis DSM 45129 includes these proteins:
- a CDS encoding LysR family transcriptional regulator produces MSDDDRSATGSGLDRLASVNLNLLVPLLAVLEERSVTRAAQRVGLSQSAMSHALGRLRRLLGDDLIVRQGNAVTLTPRAVQLVAPLRATLEQVADVVRFPVFDPETDRRVITVAMTTSTAFVLGARLSRLVAERAPNATLRLRTIIVPTESTYTEHGVDVVLISEAIAAPYPRERLYDDRGVVVTSVDTPPESSALDLLSTQPHVVVDTERRVFPYSVLDEHGVPYRVGRLISDFLLVPYLVGRAGGVALLRYRVAREMNTLVPLRIEEFPFPIPGLGIDMVWNPRLGDHHFMAWLRQLLFDAARP; encoded by the coding sequence ATGAGCGACGACGACAGGAGCGCCACGGGCTCCGGGCTTGACCGGCTGGCGTCGGTCAACCTCAACCTGCTGGTGCCCCTTCTCGCGGTGCTGGAGGAGCGCTCGGTCACCAGGGCCGCGCAGCGGGTCGGCCTCTCCCAGTCGGCGATGAGCCACGCCCTCGGCCGTCTGCGCCGGCTGCTCGGCGACGACCTGATCGTCCGGCAGGGCAACGCCGTCACGCTGACCCCGCGCGCCGTGCAGCTCGTCGCGCCGCTGCGGGCGACGCTCGAACAGGTCGCGGACGTGGTCAGGTTCCCCGTCTTCGACCCGGAGACGGACCGCCGGGTGATCACGGTGGCGATGACCACGAGCACGGCGTTCGTGCTCGGGGCGCGGCTGTCGCGCCTGGTGGCGGAGCGGGCCCCGAACGCGACGCTGCGCCTGCGCACGATCATCGTGCCGACCGAGTCCACCTACACCGAGCACGGCGTGGACGTCGTCCTGATCTCCGAGGCGATCGCCGCGCCGTACCCGCGCGAGCGCCTGTACGACGACCGCGGCGTGGTGGTGACCTCCGTGGACACGCCGCCGGAGTCGAGCGCGCTCGACCTGCTGTCCACGCAGCCGCACGTCGTCGTGGACACCGAGCGGCGGGTCTTCCCCTACTCGGTGCTCGACGAGCACGGCGTCCCCTACCGTGTGGGGCGGCTGATCTCCGACTTCCTGCTCGTGCCGTATCTGGTGGGGCGGGCCGGCGGGGTCGCGCTGCTGCGGTATCGGGTGGCCCGTGAGATGAACACGCTCGTGCCGCTGCGCATCGAGGAGTTCCCGTTCCCGATCCCCGGCCTCGGCATCGACATGGTGTGGAACCCGCGGCTCGGCGACC
- a CDS encoding NAD(P)/FAD-dependent oxidoreductase has protein sequence MSGPIRRVVVVGNGVAGLTAADALRDSGYDGELTVVGDERHPAYSRPALSKALLLDGDDLSSHELPPATHGARELLGVRASGLDLERRLVRLDGGDALPYDRLVIATGSRARRLSGLPEELTLRGLDDALALRARLAGRPSVVVVGGGPLGMEIASGCLAAGCRVTLVSDGVPLSAHLGPYLAGVFVRAALERGLTLLTNGATHVEASAGQARVHLGDGEVVEAELLVSAVGDIPNTEWLAGTGLADRGVLQVDERGLARPGIAAAGDLAAFPTPYGRRRVPLWSSAIEQAKVAGAALVRGGQAPPLRFQPYFWTEQFGLSLKAAGELPVAGEPEFVEGGPGGPALMRWSRGDGSGAAVALNHRVPIPKLRRVSQAAA, from the coding sequence GTGAGCGGGCCGATCAGGCGGGTCGTCGTCGTCGGCAACGGCGTCGCGGGGCTCACCGCGGCCGACGCCCTGCGCGACAGCGGGTACGACGGGGAGCTGACCGTCGTCGGCGACGAGCGGCACCCCGCCTACAGCCGCCCGGCGCTGTCGAAGGCCCTCCTGCTCGACGGCGACGACCTGTCGTCCCACGAGCTGCCGCCGGCCACGCACGGGGCGCGCGAGCTGCTGGGGGTGCGGGCGTCGGGGCTCGACCTGGAACGCCGGCTCGTCAGGCTCGACGGCGGCGACGCGCTGCCGTACGACCGGCTGGTGATCGCCACCGGCTCCCGCGCCCGGCGGCTGTCCGGCCTGCCGGAGGAGCTGACCCTGCGCGGGCTGGACGACGCGCTCGCGCTGCGGGCGCGCCTCGCCGGGCGGCCGTCGGTCGTCGTGGTCGGCGGCGGCCCGCTCGGCATGGAGATCGCCTCCGGCTGCCTGGCGGCGGGCTGCCGGGTCACGCTCGTCTCGGACGGGGTGCCGCTGAGCGCGCACCTGGGGCCGTACCTGGCGGGCGTCTTCGTCAGGGCCGCGCTGGAGCGCGGGCTGACCCTCCTCACGAACGGCGCCACGCACGTCGAGGCGTCCGCCGGGCAGGCCCGCGTCCATCTCGGGGACGGCGAGGTCGTCGAGGCGGAGCTGCTGGTGTCCGCCGTCGGCGACATCCCCAACACCGAGTGGCTGGCCGGCACCGGCCTGGCCGACCGGGGCGTGCTCCAGGTGGACGAGCGCGGGCTGGCCCGCCCCGGCATCGCGGCGGCCGGCGACCTGGCGGCGTTCCCTACCCCGTACGGCCGCCGCCGCGTCCCCCTGTGGAGCAGCGCGATCGAGCAGGCGAAGGTCGCCGGGGCCGCCCTCGTACGGGGCGGGCAGGCGCCGCCGCTGCGCTTCCAGCCGTACTTCTGGACCGAGCAGTTCGGGCTCAGTCTCAAGGCGGCGGGCGAGCTGCCGGTGGCGGGAGAGCCGGAGTTCGTCGAGGGCGGGCCCGGCGGGCCCGCGCTGATGCGCTGGTCACGGGGCGACGGCAGCGGCGCCGCCGTGGCGCTGAACCACCGCGTCCCCATCCCCAAGCTGCGCAGGGTGAGCCAGGCCGCCGCGTAG
- a CDS encoding ferredoxin codes for MKIVLNRPRCEGHGLCEEAAPTLMHLDDDGELVLHQEEVGDADVPLAQAAVRVCPVAALRLA; via the coding sequence ATGAAGATCGTCCTGAACCGTCCCCGCTGCGAGGGGCACGGCCTCTGCGAGGAGGCCGCGCCGACGCTGATGCACCTCGACGACGACGGCGAGCTGGTCCTGCACCAGGAGGAGGTCGGCGACGCCGACGTCCCGCTGGCCCAGGCCGCCGTCCGGGTCTGCCCGGTCGCGGCCCTCCGCCTCGCGTGA